One Paenibacillus riograndensis SBR5 DNA segment encodes these proteins:
- a CDS encoding sigma factor-like helix-turn-helix DNA-binding protein, protein MSAYEEYKREIYRIGWRIQYKARKVRVRELPLFDNCTIDHNFTVTSDTKIWIQDLLSQLPSQGSTIISKLYLQDMTENEVAKELHLSQQAVNKWKKKMIQILSQTANF, encoded by the coding sequence GTGAGCGCCTACGAAGAATACAAAAGGGAGATTTACCGGATTGGCTGGAGAATCCAATACAAAGCAAGAAAGGTCCGTGTACGGGAGCTCCCTCTCTTTGATAATTGCACAATCGATCATAATTTTACGGTCACTTCCGATACGAAAATATGGATTCAAGACCTTCTAAGCCAGCTTCCATCCCAGGGAAGTACCATTATCAGCAAGCTTTATCTGCAAGACATGACCGAAAACGAGGTTGCAAAGGAACTTCATCTCAGTCAACAGGCGGTGAACAAATGGAAAAAGAAAATGATTCAAATATTATCTCAGACCGCGAATTTTTAA
- a CDS encoding glutaredoxin family protein, whose translation MSQPVIIYSTANCSDCNQVKQLMKEQGVPFEVRDVMTSTVYQEEVEKLGFMGVPVTVAGAHAVKGFNLPELKELIAAAR comes from the coding sequence ATGAGCCAGCCTGTAATTATCTATTCAACCGCGAACTGCAGTGACTGCAACCAAGTGAAGCAGCTGATGAAGGAGCAGGGCGTTCCTTTTGAAGTAAGAGATGTTATGACCAGCACGGTCTACCAGGAAGAAGTGGAGAAGCTCGGTTTCATGGGTGTTCCAGTTACAGTAGCAGGGGCGCATGCCGTCAAGGGCTTCAATCTGCCTGAGCTTAAGGAGCTTATTGCAGCAGCCCGGTAA
- a CDS encoding carbon-nitrogen family hydrolase: protein MFMKISLLQLDIAFGNPQVNYAAAERKIREAAAQGTDCVILPELWTTGYDLTRLAEIADPEGNATKALMSGLARELGIHIVAGSVASRNDSGINNSMYIFSRTGELAGEYSKLHLFRLMDEHLYLQPGAAKGLFTLDGASCAGLICYDIRFPEWVRAHTASGAEILFISAEWPLPRLAHWRALLISRAIENQCYVIACNRAGEDPSNTFAGHSMIIDPWGEVICEASGGEEILRGEIDLQKVREVRAQIPVFSDRRPELYQ from the coding sequence CTGTTCATGAAAATCTCCCTGCTTCAGCTCGATATAGCATTCGGCAATCCCCAGGTGAATTATGCTGCGGCAGAACGCAAAATCCGCGAGGCCGCCGCTCAAGGCACGGATTGTGTGATCCTCCCGGAGCTGTGGACGACCGGTTATGATTTAACCCGGCTGGCCGAAATCGCCGATCCTGAGGGGAATGCCACCAAGGCGTTGATGTCCGGCTTAGCCCGCGAGCTTGGCATCCATATTGTAGCCGGCTCCGTTGCCAGCAGGAATGACAGCGGCATTAACAACAGCATGTATATATTCAGCCGTACCGGGGAACTCGCCGGAGAGTACAGCAAGCTGCATCTGTTCCGGCTGATGGATGAACATCTGTATCTGCAGCCCGGGGCAGCCAAAGGGCTGTTCACCCTGGACGGAGCAAGCTGCGCCGGGCTGATCTGCTATGATATCCGCTTTCCCGAATGGGTCCGTGCCCATACAGCATCCGGAGCCGAGATACTGTTCATCAGCGCCGAGTGGCCGCTGCCGCGTCTCGCCCATTGGCGTGCCCTGCTGATCAGCCGGGCCATTGAAAACCAATGTTATGTCATAGCGTGCAACCGTGCAGGCGAGGACCCGTCCAACACTTTTGCAGGCCATTCGATGATCATCGATCCATGGGGAGAGGTAATCTGCGAAGCCTCGGGAGGGGAGGAGATTCTGCGCGGTGAGATAGATTTGCAGAAGGTGCGGGAGGTCCGGGCACAGATTCCGGTTTTTTCCGACCGGAGGCCGGAGCTGTACCAGTAA
- a CDS encoding lipoate--protein ligase family protein: MNGEYKEQDQCMEQMLEPGLGLMEVQGLVQGQGQMQGQLTAGVLPPVMVLFEHLAELDASPGSGGSGIPGSEAAGALNPAAEPGGDMLLPFAFEETLCRDVGTGLVPPSVHLWSHPGGVALGLRDSKLPRAAEAMAELEGKGYRTAVRHSGGAAVPLDAGVVNVSLLLRKSPGKLDFHDDFRLLASLITEAVAVSHPQAAAQIRAGEVAGSYCPGDFDLAIGGRKFCGIAQRRQSSAYFVHAFVIVSGSGLERGQLIRGFYDTAADGDDALAYPRVIPQTLAALGELGGPASAAVFAEGFRLALTRRGVHLQSAGQLGQTAGYSLQYADPRVLEAARVLRERYAR; this comes from the coding sequence ATGAACGGGGAATATAAAGAGCAGGACCAGTGTATGGAGCAAATGCTGGAGCCTGGGCTGGGACTGATGGAGGTGCAGGGACTAGTGCAAGGACAAGGACAAATGCAGGGACAGTTGACAGCGGGAGTGCTCCCGCCGGTTATGGTGCTTTTTGAGCACTTGGCGGAATTGGATGCATCACCGGGAAGCGGGGGTTCCGGTATTCCCGGAAGTGAAGCCGCTGGGGCATTAAATCCTGCGGCGGAGCCAGGCGGGGATATGCTGCTCCCGTTCGCGTTCGAGGAGACGCTCTGCCGGGATGTGGGGACGGGCCTCGTTCCGCCGTCTGTACATCTATGGAGCCATCCCGGCGGCGTAGCGCTGGGCCTGCGGGACAGCAAGCTGCCCCGGGCGGCTGAGGCGATGGCCGAACTGGAGGGGAAGGGCTACCGCACGGCGGTCCGGCATTCCGGCGGCGCGGCTGTGCCGCTGGATGCCGGGGTCGTCAACGTGTCGCTGCTGCTCCGCAAAAGTCCGGGGAAGCTGGACTTCCACGATGATTTCCGGCTGCTGGCTTCGCTGATCACAGAAGCCGTAGCGGTCAGCCATCCGCAGGCGGCGGCGCAGATCCGGGCGGGCGAGGTCGCCGGTTCATATTGCCCGGGCGATTTCGATTTGGCCATCGGCGGCCGTAAATTCTGCGGCATTGCCCAGCGCAGGCAGAGCAGCGCGTACTTCGTGCACGCGTTCGTAATCGTCTCCGGCTCCGGGCTGGAGCGCGGGCAGTTGATCCGCGGCTTCTACGACACTGCCGCGGATGGCGATGACGCGCTTGCTTATCCGCGCGTCATCCCGCAGACCCTGGCCGCGCTCGGCGAGCTTGGCGGACCGGCTTCGGCGGCAGTGTTCGCCGAAGGATTCCGCCTGGCCTTGACCCGGCGCGGCGTCCATCTGCAGTCTGCCGGCCAGCTGGGGCAGACTGCAGGGTACAGCCTCCAGTACGCTGATCCACGCGTACTGGAGGCCGCAAGGGTGCTGCGGGAGCGCTACGCCCGCTAG
- a CDS encoding nitroreductase family protein has translation MNTTQTNDFTSIITGRRSIRKYDPSVKISKAEMTEILTEATLAPSSVNMQPWRFLVIESAEGKAKLAPLAKFNQQQVETSAAVIAVFVDMNNFDYAEEIYGTAVERGLMPAEVKERQLAALGAHFANLPAAVNRETIMIDGGLASMQLMLAARAHGYDTNPIGGFEKDQIAEVFGMDKERYIPVMLISIGKAAEAGYASVRLPIDTIAQWK, from the coding sequence ATGAACACCACGCAAACTAATGATTTTACAAGTATTATCACAGGACGCCGCTCGATCCGCAAATATGATCCATCCGTCAAAATCAGCAAAGCGGAAATGACCGAAATTCTTACTGAAGCAACGCTCGCACCTTCCTCGGTGAACATGCAGCCTTGGCGTTTTCTGGTGATTGAAAGTGCTGAGGGCAAAGCCAAGCTTGCGCCACTGGCTAAATTCAACCAGCAGCAGGTAGAGACTTCAGCTGCGGTTATCGCAGTGTTTGTGGATATGAACAATTTCGATTATGCCGAAGAAATTTACGGAACGGCTGTAGAACGCGGACTGATGCCTGCTGAAGTAAAAGAAAGACAGCTTGCTGCGCTGGGTGCGCATTTTGCAAATCTGCCTGCAGCGGTGAACAGAGAAACCATTATGATTGACGGGGGACTGGCCTCCATGCAGCTGATGCTGGCAGCCCGTGCCCACGGCTATGACACCAACCCTATCGGCGGCTTCGAGAAAGACCAGATTGCCGAAGTGTTCGGAATGGACAAAGAGCGCTATATCCCGGTAATGCTGATTTCGATCGGCAAAGCCGCTGAAGCCGGCTATGCATCTGTCCGTCTGCCTATCGACACCATTGCACAGTGGAAATAA
- a CDS encoding CHAD domain-containing protein, whose amino-acid sequence MTDLQVVKERQISKARQWELALNKLYINFCDYSKDALEAFGDEDIHQARVNCRKLLTLLSILDPEHLVTADLYSTFKQAQKRLGKVRDADVLIESFKDRHHQAKEAGEAKTAKLLKAVIRHQKVKRKKYRKKLAAGLPKLSGQALNGQWEAFLSRDLEGLAAKKDVNVVMRELEVAFEQKKKACKTLFKGPEAESKESFDALHELRIAAKELRYTASAASFALSQKFHAHEDIYKEIQEQLGIINDKRVWLEILQSIGREELGAGRKVWTELTDSLSAEVLEALHHNEVVQFPGN is encoded by the coding sequence ATGACAGACCTGCAAGTAGTGAAGGAACGGCAAATCAGCAAAGCCAGGCAGTGGGAGCTGGCGCTGAACAAGCTATATATCAACTTTTGCGATTACAGCAAGGACGCGCTGGAAGCATTCGGGGATGAGGATATTCATCAGGCCAGAGTGAACTGCCGCAAGCTGCTGACGCTGCTGTCCATACTCGACCCGGAGCATCTGGTTACAGCAGATCTGTACAGCACCTTCAAACAGGCGCAAAAAAGGCTCGGCAAGGTCAGGGACGCTGATGTGCTGATCGAATCCTTTAAGGATAGACATCATCAGGCCAAGGAGGCCGGGGAAGCCAAAACCGCCAAGCTGCTGAAGGCTGTCATTCGTCATCAAAAGGTTAAGCGGAAAAAGTACCGCAAGAAGCTGGCGGCCGGGCTGCCCAAGCTGAGCGGACAAGCGCTGAACGGGCAGTGGGAGGCCTTTCTTAGCCGCGATCTCGAAGGACTGGCCGCCAAAAAAGATGTGAATGTCGTCATGCGCGAGCTTGAGGTCGCATTCGAGCAGAAGAAAAAGGCCTGCAAAACCCTGTTCAAGGGTCCCGAGGCCGAATCCAAAGAGTCTTTCGACGCGCTGCATGAGCTGCGGATCGCCGCTAAGGAACTGCGGTATACCGCCAGTGCTGCGAGCTTTGCGCTGAGCCAGAAATTCCATGCCCATGAAGACATTTATAAAGAAATTCAGGAACAGCTCGGCATCATTAACGACAAACGGGTATGGCTGGAAATTCTCCAATCCATCGGACGTGAGGAGCTGGGGGCCGGCCGCAAGGTTTGGACTGAACTCACAGACAGCCTCAGTGCTGAAGTTCTTGAAGCTTTGCACCACAATGAGGTCGTCCAGTTCCCCGGCAATTGA
- a CDS encoding thioredoxin family protein produces the protein MMAVINTEHADTLRLRLREGGTVLVDYGAPWCPPCQTLLPILEELDEEYGSNVTILKVNCDVLPELAAEAGVMGLPTVVVYNGGQPMEKLVGLRPKSAYQGVLDRFAAANSR, from the coding sequence ATGATGGCTGTTATAAATACAGAACATGCTGATACGCTGCGGCTGCGGCTGCGTGAAGGAGGGACCGTACTGGTAGATTACGGCGCGCCTTGGTGCCCGCCTTGCCAGACGCTTCTGCCGATCCTGGAGGAGCTGGATGAGGAGTATGGCAGCAATGTCACGATTCTTAAAGTGAATTGTGATGTTCTGCCGGAGCTGGCTGCAGAAGCAGGAGTCATGGGCCTTCCTACCGTGGTCGTATATAACGGGGGACAGCCTATGGAAAAGCTGGTAGGCCTGCGGCCGAAATCAGCCTATCAGGGTGTGCTGGACCGCTTTGCCGCCGCGAACAGCCGGTAA
- a CDS encoding MerR family transcriptional regulator, with the protein MKIGELAERTGVSIRSLRYYERQGLITPLRKANGYREYSALAVETVETIKLYLNLGLSTEEIAGFLNCVLMKKEAFCAEVMPLYRSKLEDIERQLLQLNQIKSNLEERIASIQQEQKESE; encoded by the coding sequence ATGAAAATAGGTGAACTTGCAGAACGGACGGGTGTCAGCATCCGGTCACTGCGATATTATGAGCGTCAGGGTCTGATTACCCCGCTCCGTAAGGCCAATGGATACCGCGAGTATTCAGCGCTGGCCGTGGAGACGGTGGAGACGATCAAGCTGTATTTGAATCTGGGTTTGTCGACGGAGGAAATCGCCGGTTTTTTAAATTGTGTGCTGATGAAAAAAGAGGCTTTCTGTGCGGAAGTGATGCCGCTGTACCGCAGCAAGCTGGAGGACATTGAACGCCAGCTACTGCAGCTGAACCAGATCAAGTCAAATCTGGAGGAGAGGATTGCCTCCATTCAGCAGGAGCAGAAGGAATCAGAATGA
- a CDS encoding putative quinol monooxygenase, giving the protein MIIIHAVMQVNPALKEKFLAEAKQLLAATHQEEGNLSYELYNHFEQDNTYIMVETWRDMEAVASHNTSSHFTGFAAKAPEFLTAPLDVKVYNAEPASK; this is encoded by the coding sequence ATGATCATTATTCATGCTGTAATGCAAGTCAATCCCGCACTTAAGGAGAAATTTCTGGCTGAGGCAAAACAGCTTCTGGCCGCAACCCACCAAGAAGAAGGTAACCTTTCTTATGAGCTCTACAATCATTTCGAACAGGACAATACCTATATCATGGTGGAAACCTGGCGCGATATGGAGGCTGTAGCCAGTCATAATACAAGCTCCCACTTCACCGGATTTGCGGCGAAAGCGCCGGAGTTCCTGACGGCTCCGCTGGACGTCAAAGTGTATAACGCCGAGCCGGCAAGCAAATAA
- the ytxJ gene encoding bacillithiol system redox-active protein YtxJ: MSIAQIHSVDELHQYLAQPGKKLLFKHSTTCPISAKANEEFQAYVQSSGTPAAVVHVIEDRPVSNQIAEDFGIKHESPQIFLLEDGEVRWNTSHWKITRDAIKEAVNS; the protein is encoded by the coding sequence ATGTCCATAGCACAAATTCACAGTGTCGACGAATTGCATCAATACCTTGCACAGCCTGGTAAAAAGCTGCTGTTCAAGCACAGCACCACCTGCCCGATCAGCGCCAAGGCCAATGAAGAATTCCAGGCCTATGTCCAAAGCTCCGGCACCCCTGCTGCCGTGGTCCATGTGATTGAAGACCGTCCAGTCTCCAACCAGATTGCCGAGGACTTCGGCATCAAACATGAGTCTCCGCAAATTTTCCTGCTCGAAGACGGCGAGGTCCGCTGGAACACCTCCCATTGGAAGATCACCCGGGATGCCATTAAGGAAGCTGTGAACTCATGA
- a CDS encoding MarR family winged helix-turn-helix transcriptional regulator: protein MTEYLSEEDRIFERLQALNKAITPTFERCAGISPTRLRLLHELFQVAEISQISLQKYVDIDAAAVTRHLKGLEENGMISRRNNPDDNRVTLVSLTAQGRDKIRSYREEKSRFIANLLAGFNEQERTALADMLARLQYNINLLQP, encoded by the coding sequence TTGACTGAATATCTGTCTGAGGAAGACCGTATTTTTGAACGTCTGCAGGCGCTGAACAAAGCCATTACACCAACCTTCGAGCGCTGTGCGGGGATTAGTCCCACCCGGCTCCGTCTGCTGCATGAGCTGTTCCAGGTTGCTGAGATCAGCCAGATTTCCCTGCAAAAGTATGTGGATATCGACGCTGCGGCTGTCACCCGCCATCTGAAGGGACTGGAGGAGAACGGTATGATCTCCCGGCGCAATAATCCCGATGACAACAGAGTGACGCTAGTCTCACTGACTGCGCAGGGCAGAGATAAAATCCGTTCTTACAGGGAAGAGAAGAGCCGTTTTATTGCCAATTTGCTCGCAGGGTTTAATGAACAGGAGCGCACTGCGCTCGCGGATATGCTTGCCCGGCTGCAATATAATATCAATTTGCTGCAGCCATAA
- a CDS encoding SDR family NAD(P)-dependent oxidoreductase, producing MKKVACVTGADRGLGFFLVRWLLENKYKVFAGQYFEESQALEALQAQYQDHLNLVPLDIGSSESVKRAARSIAGCTGHLDIIINNAGVIDQADDATILVDMDDTAMAHIYNINTLGSLRVSNALIGLLLQGKQKLIVNISSEAGSISRNQRINMYGYCMSKAALNMQSSLMHNHLRVMGGQVMVFHPGWLQSYMSGEKDEAAPIPPEESASKIMSIVEDHKAHMGKEPVFLDFQGEPWPW from the coding sequence ATGAAAAAGGTCGCTTGTGTTACTGGCGCTGACCGGGGACTTGGATTTTTCCTTGTGCGCTGGCTTCTGGAGAATAAATATAAGGTGTTCGCCGGGCAGTACTTTGAGGAATCTCAAGCACTGGAAGCGCTGCAAGCGCAATATCAGGACCATTTGAATCTGGTTCCGCTGGATATCGGCAGCAGCGAAAGCGTAAAGCGTGCAGCGCGCAGCATTGCCGGATGTACGGGTCATCTGGATATAATTATCAACAATGCCGGAGTGATTGACCAGGCAGATGATGCCACCATACTGGTGGATATGGATGACACAGCGATGGCGCACATTTATAATATCAATACGCTTGGTTCCCTGCGGGTCAGCAATGCTTTGATCGGCCTTCTGCTGCAGGGAAAACAGAAATTAATTGTGAACATATCCTCTGAAGCCGGCAGCATCAGCCGTAATCAGCGGATTAACATGTACGGTTATTGTATGTCCAAGGCAGCGCTTAATATGCAGTCCTCCCTGATGCATAATCATCTGCGGGTGATGGGCGGGCAGGTCATGGTCTTCCATCCAGGCTGGCTGCAGTCCTATATGAGCGGCGAGAAAGATGAGGCAGCGCCTATACCGCCTGAAGAATCTGCGAGCAAAATTATGAGTATTGTTGAGGATCACAAGGCTCATATGGGGAAGGAGCCGGTTTTTCTGGATTTTCAAGGGGAACCTTGGCCCTGGTAG
- a CDS encoding ThuA domain-containing protein, translating into MGELKALALGSYTEVKYHPFAGVDRVFEELLGEELQVQSTEDYSLLSKDSLSEYKLVIAYTEFSDHKIPPEQSGGFLSYVASGGGLLVVHNGISLQRNQELGVMLGGHFTHHPAYTSLQMTVPATGHPIMEGITDFVMEDEPYYFDMQPHFETTILAEYPHGGAMRPAAWCHEFGQGRVVYLMPGHHLPSFSVEPFRKMIKRGGLWAAGLL; encoded by the coding sequence ATGGGAGAGTTAAAGGCACTTGCGCTTGGAAGCTATACGGAGGTGAAGTATCATCCGTTTGCCGGTGTGGACCGCGTATTTGAGGAACTGTTGGGCGAAGAATTGCAGGTGCAATCCACCGAAGATTACTCTTTGCTGAGTAAAGACAGCTTATCGGAATACAAGCTTGTGATAGCGTATACAGAATTTTCGGATCACAAAATACCTCCTGAACAAAGCGGCGGTTTCCTCTCTTACGTGGCAAGCGGCGGCGGACTGCTGGTGGTGCATAATGGAATCTCGCTGCAGCGCAATCAGGAGCTGGGTGTGATGCTGGGAGGCCACTTCACCCACCATCCGGCGTACACCTCTCTTCAAATGACGGTCCCCGCAACCGGGCATCCGATTATGGAGGGAATCACTGATTTTGTGATGGAGGACGAGCCGTATTATTTTGACATGCAGCCGCATTTTGAAACGACAATATTGGCAGAGTATCCGCACGGGGGTGCTATGCGGCCCGCAGCCTGGTGTCATGAATTCGGCCAAGGGCGCGTTGTTTATTTGATGCCAGGCCATCATCTTCCTTCCTTTTCAGTCGAACCCTTCCGGAAGATGATTAAGCGAGGCGGTCTATGGGCAGCAGGATTGCTGTAG
- a CDS encoding O-antigen ligase family protein, whose product MGHPVYGKKATLSKNAERISSPLWVLIIGIILFLIWTPFQVGLFNGLRADYEKPLYISVVICSLMLIVWAGIYYKKFKLEDQRDLLALAVLLLPLTYFLSLFVAASHYMAINMLLIQSMYAALFIVGLYLLRQKQVNALIQTAIMTVAYLIVWFGLLNWLGAWNVAGEAVGWFSNTVAGSGKYLDAVMTDSNGLRLTSVFQYANTYAGFLMAFLFVAVFALIRSPKWYGTVIHSFMLVPVIVSLLLTLSRGGLVLLPAVFVLLLLFQKPSRQILWIIHLLVAALASLAVIGKVTAIGKRLAAVPDASAAAEGWSWLLIACALTAAISWAVQHFAAPRLEKRLESWSTRKLANLWLPIGATAVVAVAAWLLIGTSARSILPANIETRLENINFEQHSVLERITFYRDAFKVAKDYPVLGAGGGGWAALYEKYQNNPYVSRQAHNFFLQYLIEVGILGFIVFMGFILFVFYKYTKGYIKRAGTDDYDNGFFYLIIALSILVHSILDFNMSYAFMGILVFIALGGMAAAMEAKPLAARWNSSVLRFGYLAVTCAAALAVFIVSLRSIGSTNAFAEAKAVAQYSTSYEEIKAPLMKSLKIRPSHPESVILLSVLDNQVYSQTKNEQFAAESLSVLQRGLKDEPNNKQMLLQQIALYDLQGKSESAYAVYRDNLNKYIWDIDWYEPLITRASGLGVQALLQQDKAKQQEYFQTALTTYQDVADGVAFLKTLPPGQLQGRPFSVTPLIALSAGKVKQITGDAETALNFIQTGFTGGYADLAGRGDLWSTGWYNDLIVRSFELGQPIYTEWLNLLNTPGVDSTVVDQVAANAKANFNTGIEAYNQVMREANNQATAFSSAATLAFGKMQLLTGNVQGAVTTLKGGLSENYSDAVNREMARWYLAGLKKLNSTEDQDVYNKLIAADAQEAGQIEQIAGMKPLS is encoded by the coding sequence TTGGGCCATCCTGTATACGGTAAAAAGGCTACGCTGTCAAAAAATGCTGAAAGGATATCCAGCCCGCTCTGGGTGCTGATTATTGGTATTATTCTATTTCTCATATGGACCCCATTTCAAGTGGGGTTATTTAACGGTCTGCGTGCGGATTATGAGAAGCCGCTGTATATCTCAGTTGTAATTTGCAGTCTGATGCTCATTGTCTGGGCAGGCATCTACTACAAAAAATTTAAGCTGGAGGACCAGCGGGATCTGCTTGCTCTGGCTGTGCTCCTGCTTCCGCTGACCTATTTCCTGTCGCTTTTTGTAGCTGCTTCACATTACATGGCCATCAATATGCTCCTGATTCAAAGCATGTATGCGGCTTTGTTTATTGTAGGCCTCTATCTTTTGAGACAAAAACAAGTGAATGCGCTCATACAAACCGCCATAATGACCGTAGCTTACCTAATCGTTTGGTTTGGCCTGCTGAACTGGTTGGGCGCCTGGAATGTGGCTGGAGAAGCAGTTGGCTGGTTCTCTAATACTGTTGCCGGATCAGGAAAGTACCTGGATGCGGTAATGACTGACTCCAATGGTCTGCGTCTAACCTCGGTATTTCAATATGCGAATACATATGCCGGCTTCCTGATGGCGTTCCTGTTCGTTGCGGTGTTTGCTCTGATCCGGTCCCCTAAATGGTATGGTACAGTCATTCACAGTTTTATGCTGGTTCCGGTTATCGTATCGCTCCTGCTGACCCTGTCGCGGGGCGGCCTGGTCCTGCTGCCGGCTGTATTTGTCCTGCTGCTTCTTTTTCAAAAGCCTTCGCGGCAGATTCTGTGGATCATCCATCTTCTTGTGGCTGCCCTTGCGTCGCTGGCCGTAATTGGTAAGGTAACAGCTATCGGCAAACGCCTGGCGGCGGTTCCGGATGCTTCTGCGGCAGCAGAGGGCTGGTCCTGGCTGCTTATTGCTTGTGCTCTAACCGCAGCTATAAGCTGGGCCGTGCAGCACTTTGCGGCTCCCCGGCTGGAGAAACGCTTAGAGAGCTGGTCCACCCGTAAGCTGGCTAATCTGTGGCTGCCCATCGGAGCAACAGCGGTGGTAGCTGTTGCAGCGTGGCTCCTGATTGGCACAAGCGCACGCAGTATTTTGCCGGCCAATATCGAAACCCGCCTGGAGAACATCAACTTTGAGCAGCACAGTGTGCTGGAGCGTATCACTTTTTACCGCGATGCTTTTAAGGTGGCGAAGGATTATCCGGTGCTTGGGGCAGGCGGGGGCGGATGGGCCGCCCTGTATGAGAAATACCAGAACAACCCGTATGTCAGCCGTCAGGCGCACAACTTCTTTTTGCAGTATTTGATTGAGGTCGGAATATTGGGCTTTATCGTGTTCATGGGCTTTATCCTGTTCGTATTCTACAAATATACCAAAGGATACATCAAACGGGCGGGGACGGATGATTACGATAATGGCTTCTTTTATCTGATTATTGCGCTTTCGATTCTGGTACACAGTATCCTGGACTTTAATATGAGTTATGCTTTCATGGGAATCCTTGTATTCATCGCCCTGGGCGGAATGGCGGCTGCAATGGAGGCCAAACCTCTCGCCGCCCGATGGAATTCGTCTGTACTGCGGTTCGGTTATCTGGCTGTGACTTGCGCGGCCGCATTGGCAGTCTTTATCGTGTCACTGCGCAGCATCGGTTCCACAAATGCGTTCGCCGAAGCAAAGGCCGTTGCCCAATACAGCACCTCTTATGAAGAGATTAAGGCTCCGCTGATGAAGTCGTTGAAGATCCGGCCCTCACATCCCGAATCAGTGATCCTGCTGTCCGTGCTTGATAACCAGGTGTACAGCCAGACGAAAAATGAGCAATTTGCCGCAGAATCTCTTTCCGTGCTGCAGCGCGGTCTAAAAGATGAGCCGAACAACAAGCAGATGCTCCTGCAGCAAATCGCCCTGTATGATCTGCAGGGCAAGAGCGAGAGCGCGTATGCTGTATACCGCGATAATCTGAACAAGTATATCTGGGATATTGACTGGTACGAGCCGCTCATCACCCGGGCATCCGGTTTGGGTGTCCAAGCTCTTCTCCAACAGGACAAGGCTAAGCAACAGGAGTACTTCCAGACCGCCCTTACCACTTACCAGGATGTTGCAGATGGTGTTGCCTTCTTGAAGACTTTGCCTCCCGGACAGCTTCAGGGCCGGCCTTTCTCGGTCACGCCGCTGATCGCGCTGAGCGCAGGCAAGGTTAAGCAGATAACAGGGGATGCAGAGACGGCCTTGAATTTCATCCAGACGGGCTTCACGGGCGGTTACGCCGATCTGGCGGGCCGGGGTGATCTGTGGAGCACTGGATGGTACAATGACTTAATCGTCCGGTCTTTCGAACTGGGCCAACCCATTTATACGGAATGGCTGAATCTCTTAAACACTCCGGGCGTTGACAGTACAGTCGTCGATCAGGTCGCAGCCAATGCAAAGGCGAACTTTAATACGGGAATTGAGGCTTATAACCAGGTTATGAGAGAAGCAAACAATCAGGCCACTGCCTTTTCTTCTGCCGCAACCTTAGCATTTGGTAAAATGCAGCTCCTCACTGGAAATGTCCAGGGTGCAGTTACCACATTGAAAGGCGGACTCAGCGAAAATTATTCGGATGCGGTTAACCGGGAGATGGCACGGTGGTATTTAGCCGGGTTAAAGAAACTGAACAGCACTGAGGATCAGGATGTGTATAATAAGCTAATTGCCGCCGATGCCCAAGAGGCGGGGCAGATCGAGCAAATTGCCGGAATGAAGCCATTATCGTAA